The Paenalcaligenes faecalis genome has a window encoding:
- the leuD gene encoding 3-isopropylmalate dehydratase small subunit produces MQAFTTHKGLVAPLDRENVDTDLIIPKQFLKSIKRTGFGPNLFDELRYLDHGEPGMDNDARPKNPDFVLNQSRYQGASILLARKNFGCGSSREHAPWALLQYGFRAIIAPSFADIFFNNSFKNGLLPIVLSELQVARLFDEVKAFPGYELTVDLARQVVVSPSGEEFAFEIDASRKNSLLNGLDEIGQTLQKADQIKQFEAERLARHPWLVADALA; encoded by the coding sequence ATGCAAGCATTTACTACACATAAAGGATTGGTGGCTCCCTTAGATCGTGAAAACGTCGATACGGACTTAATCATTCCTAAGCAGTTTTTAAAATCCATTAAACGCACTGGTTTTGGTCCAAATCTATTTGATGAGCTAAGGTATTTGGATCATGGTGAGCCTGGTATGGATAATGATGCCAGACCTAAAAACCCGGACTTTGTCTTGAACCAAAGTCGCTACCAAGGTGCTTCTATTTTATTAGCGCGTAAAAACTTTGGCTGTGGCTCTAGTCGTGAACATGCTCCTTGGGCTTTATTGCAGTATGGATTCAGAGCCATTATTGCCCCTTCATTTGCAGATATTTTCTTCAATAATAGTTTTAAAAATGGCTTGTTACCCATTGTGTTGTCTGAACTACAGGTGGCGCGTCTATTTGATGAGGTTAAAGCGTTCCCCGGTTATGAACTAACGGTTGATTTAGCACGCCAGGTCGTGGTGTCGCCGTCCGGAGAGGAGTTTGCTTTTGAGATTGATGCCTCACGTAAAAACTCGTTGTTAAATGGTTTAGATGAAATTGGTCAGACACTACAAAAAGCAGACCAAATTAAACAATTTGAGGCCGAACGCTTAGCACGCCACCCTTGGCTTGTTGCTGATGCTTTGGCCTAA
- a CDS encoding TRAP transporter small permease subunit — protein MSFLLKISSLIDRLNQAVGRAVAWLTLIVVVVSATNAIIRKVFSISSNAWLELQWYLFGAIFLLAAGYTFLRNEHVRVDVIAQRFSRKTQTYIEILGVIFFLLPACLLVFWLSVPYFYKSYVLLEQSSNTGGLIRWPVKLLIPVGFGLLALAGLSHLIKSIGFLMGKCPDPIAQAEAMQKPEEDVAEEIRKHAEAKLEAHRQHIEKGAV, from the coding sequence ATGTCATTCTTACTTAAAATCTCGTCACTTATAGACCGCTTGAATCAAGCTGTCGGGAGGGCTGTTGCTTGGCTCACTCTCATCGTGGTGGTGGTCAGTGCGACTAACGCCATTATTCGTAAGGTTTTTAGCATTAGCTCTAACGCGTGGCTAGAGCTGCAATGGTATTTATTTGGTGCCATTTTCTTATTGGCTGCCGGTTACACCTTTTTACGTAATGAACACGTCCGAGTTGATGTGATTGCACAGCGATTTAGTCGTAAAACGCAGACTTACATAGAGATTTTAGGTGTGATTTTTTTCCTACTACCCGCTTGTTTATTGGTGTTTTGGTTGTCTGTTCCTTATTTTTATAAATCCTACGTGCTCTTAGAGCAGTCCTCCAATACAGGCGGTTTAATTCGTTGGCCTGTTAAATTGTTAATACCAGTAGGATTTGGTTTATTGGCTTTGGCTGGGCTCTCGCATTTAATCAAATCCATTGGTTTTTTAATGGGTAAGTGTCCTGATCCGATTGCTCAGGCAGAGGCCATGCAAAAGCCCGAAGAGGATGTGGCAGAGGAAATCCGTAAACATGCGGAAGCCAAACTAGAAGCACATCGTCAACATATTGAAAAGGGTGCCGTATGA
- the asd gene encoding aspartate-semialdehyde dehydrogenase: MKKAVGLIGWRGMVGSVLMQRMRDENDFSLFEPVFFSTSNAGGAAPSWADGAGPLQDAYDIEALKKLPIILTAQGGDYTTEVYPKLRAAGWDGLWIDAASTLRMEEDSIIVLDPINRDVIDNGLNKGIKQFIGGNCTVSCMLMGLGGLFKQDLVEWMTTMTYQAASGGGAQHMRELLTQFGELNGAVKSLLDDPAGAILDIDRGVLAKQKSADLDHQHFGVPLGGNLIPWIDSDMGNGMSREEWKGGVETNKVLGHTTDNYVPIDGLCVRIGAMRSHSQALTIKLRKDIPLDEISDIISQGSAWAKVIPNERQRTMNELTPVAVTGTMDIPVGRMRKLAMGNDYLSAFTVGDQLLWGAAEPLRRMLRIALGEL, translated from the coding sequence ATGAAAAAAGCAGTAGGTTTAATCGGTTGGCGCGGTATGGTGGGCTCAGTGCTCATGCAACGTATGCGTGATGAAAACGACTTCTCCTTATTTGAACCCGTTTTCTTTTCTACAAGTAATGCCGGTGGCGCAGCACCTAGCTGGGCTGATGGTGCAGGTCCCCTCCAAGATGCTTATGATATTGAGGCATTAAAAAAATTACCGATTATTCTTACTGCTCAGGGTGGCGACTACACGACTGAGGTTTATCCAAAACTGCGTGCTGCAGGTTGGGACGGCCTATGGATTGATGCTGCCAGTACATTGCGTATGGAAGAGGACTCCATTATTGTTTTGGATCCCATTAATCGTGACGTGATTGATAATGGTCTGAACAAAGGCATTAAACAATTCATTGGTGGCAACTGTACGGTGAGTTGTATGTTGATGGGTTTGGGTGGTCTGTTCAAACAAGATTTAGTTGAATGGATGACAACCATGACCTATCAGGCAGCCTCTGGTGGTGGTGCTCAACATATGCGCGAACTCCTTACCCAGTTTGGCGAATTAAACGGCGCAGTTAAATCTTTATTAGACGATCCTGCTGGCGCGATCCTCGATATTGATCGTGGTGTGTTGGCTAAACAAAAGTCTGCAGACCTAGATCATCAACATTTTGGTGTTCCTCTGGGCGGTAACCTAATCCCTTGGATTGACTCCGATATGGGTAATGGCATGTCACGCGAGGAATGGAAGGGTGGTGTAGAAACAAACAAAGTTTTGGGTCATACCACGGATAACTACGTACCTATTGATGGCTTATGTGTGCGTATTGGTGCAATGCGCTCACACAGTCAGGCCTTAACGATTAAGTTACGTAAAGATATTCCCTTGGACGAAATCAGTGACATCATCTCCCAAGGGTCTGCTTGGGCCAAAGTTATTCCCAATGAGCGTCAGCGCACCATGAATGAGCTGACTCCAGTTGCTGTGACTGGCACGATGGATATCCCAGTAGGTCGTATGCGTAAACTAGCGATGGGTAATGATTACCTCAGTGCATTTACTGTGGGTGACCAACTGTTATGGGGCGCAGCAGAGCCTCTACGTCGTATGCTTCGTATTGCTCTTGGGGAACTCTAA
- a CDS encoding M48 family metalloprotease, translated as MKVLARKIKGLALVSGASFLVACTAMDTTGTGTVGIERKQYMSSLVSEAELNQTATQQYNQMVSQARAQSALDVNQAQTKRVRTIAQRLIQQVGVFRPDAQNWAWEIHVFNSNEVNAWCMPGGKMAVYTGLINKTKATDDELAAVIGHEMAHALREHSREQMSQQMATNIGLSVLSAVVGSSLVNDLGGTLTNVMFNLPNSRTHEMEADRLGVELAARAGYDPRAAVTLWQKMAQVGGDSPPEFLSTHPSPASRINDLQIAAQRVMPLYEQNKR; from the coding sequence ATGAAGGTATTAGCGAGGAAAATTAAAGGCTTAGCATTAGTCTCAGGTGCTAGCTTCTTGGTGGCGTGTACAGCGATGGATACGACTGGAACAGGCACCGTAGGGATTGAACGCAAGCAATACATGTCGAGCTTGGTGTCCGAGGCTGAACTAAATCAGACAGCAACTCAGCAATACAACCAAATGGTAAGCCAAGCACGTGCGCAATCGGCGTTAGATGTGAATCAGGCCCAAACAAAGCGGGTGCGCACTATTGCACAGCGCTTAATTCAGCAGGTGGGTGTTTTTAGACCAGATGCACAAAACTGGGCTTGGGAGATTCATGTCTTTAATAGCAATGAGGTAAATGCGTGGTGTATGCCTGGTGGGAAAATGGCGGTGTACACGGGTCTCATCAATAAAACCAAAGCCACTGATGATGAGCTAGCTGCGGTAATTGGTCACGAGATGGCGCATGCGCTTCGAGAGCACTCCCGCGAGCAAATGTCACAACAGATGGCGACTAATATCGGCTTGTCTGTACTTTCTGCCGTGGTGGGTAGCTCCCTAGTCAATGATTTAGGTGGTACCTTGACCAATGTGATGTTTAATCTGCCTAATAGCCGCACCCATGAAATGGAGGCTGATCGCTTAGGGGTAGAGCTTGCAGCACGTGCAGGATATGATCCTCGGGCTGCCGTGACCTTATGGCAAAAAATGGCGCAGGTAGGTGGTGATAGCCCTCCTGAGTTTTTGTCTACTCACCCCTCACCCGCTTCTCGTATTAATGATTTGCAAATTGCAGCACAGCGTGTAATGCCTTTGTATGAGCAGAATAAAAGATAA
- the leuC gene encoding 3-isopropylmalate dehydratase large subunit, translating to MAKTLYDKLFDSHVIHREDDGTCLIYIDRQLLHEVTSPQAFEGLELAGRKPWRISANLAVADHNVPTTSRAAGIEDPISKLQVDTLEKNCQKHGITLFDMNDMRQGIVHIIGPEQGATLPGMTVVCGDSHTSTHGAVGALAFGIGTSEVEHVLATQTLVMKKSKSMLVKVNGKLPFGCTAKDLILYVIGKIGTAGGTGYAIEFAGSAMADLSMEGRMTVCNMAIEAGARSGMVAVDNKTIDYFRGRPYAPTGVLWDQAVAYWKTLHSDEGAQFDKVIELNAADIAPQVTWGTSPEMVLDITQSVPDPDKEKDDVTRDGMIRALEYMGLNPMQPITDVRIDKVFIGSCTNARIEDLRDAAQVARGRKVAANVKQAMIVPGSGLVKMQAEKEGLDKIFLEAGFEWREPGCSMCLAMNADRLDPGERCAATSNRNFEGRQGMGGRTHLVSPAMAAAAAIAGHFVDVRNYN from the coding sequence ATGGCTAAAACCTTATACGATAAATTATTTGATTCGCATGTGATTCACCGCGAAGATGATGGCACCTGTTTGATTTATATTGATCGTCAATTATTGCACGAGGTCACCAGCCCCCAAGCCTTTGAGGGCCTAGAGTTAGCTGGTCGTAAACCTTGGCGTATTAGTGCGAACTTAGCTGTAGCCGATCATAACGTGCCTACTACTTCACGCGCGGCAGGTATCGAAGACCCCATCTCTAAATTACAAGTAGATACCTTAGAGAAAAACTGTCAAAAACACGGTATTACTTTGTTTGATATGAATGATATGCGCCAAGGAATCGTGCATATTATTGGACCAGAGCAAGGGGCGACCTTACCAGGCATGACCGTAGTATGTGGTGATTCTCATACCAGTACACACGGTGCAGTAGGGGCGTTGGCTTTTGGTATTGGTACCTCAGAGGTCGAGCACGTATTAGCAACCCAAACCTTAGTCATGAAAAAAAGCAAGAGCATGTTGGTTAAGGTAAATGGCAAGCTTCCTTTTGGCTGTACTGCTAAAGATTTAATTTTGTATGTGATTGGCAAAATTGGTACGGCTGGTGGGACAGGTTATGCGATTGAGTTTGCTGGCAGTGCGATGGCTGATCTCAGCATGGAAGGCCGCATGACGGTATGTAATATGGCAATCGAAGCCGGGGCTCGTTCCGGTATGGTAGCCGTAGATAATAAAACCATTGATTACTTCCGTGGTCGCCCTTACGCACCGACTGGCGTGCTTTGGGATCAGGCGGTAGCCTATTGGAAAACCCTTCATTCTGATGAAGGTGCTCAGTTTGATAAGGTCATTGAGTTAAATGCGGCAGATATTGCTCCTCAGGTGACATGGGGAACCTCACCAGAAATGGTATTGGATATTACTCAAAGTGTGCCAGATCCAGATAAAGAAAAAGATGATGTGACACGTGACGGTATGATCCGAGCATTGGAGTACATGGGGTTAAATCCCATGCAGCCTATTACTGATGTGCGCATTGATAAAGTGTTTATTGGCTCCTGTACGAATGCACGTATTGAAGACTTACGTGATGCGGCCCAAGTTGCTCGAGGCCGCAAGGTCGCTGCGAATGTAAAGCAAGCCATGATTGTGCCGGGTTCAGGATTGGTGAAAATGCAGGCCGAAAAAGAAGGGTTGGACAAAATCTTTCTCGAGGCAGGATTTGAATGGCGTGAGCCTGGTTGCTCCATGTGTTTAGCCATGAATGCGGACCGACTCGATCCTGGTGAGCGTTGTGCTGCTACGTCAAACCGTAACTTTGAAGGTCGTCAAGGTATGGGAGGCCGTACCCATTTGGTGAGCCCTGCTATGGCTGCTGCTGCCGCTATTGCCGGTCATTTTGTTGATGTCCGTAACTACAACTAA
- a CDS encoding RRXRR domain-containing protein — protein MAVFVLGKNKRPLMPCSEKRARLLLERGRARVHRLVPFTIRLVDRTVADCALQPLELKIDPGSKTSGLALVRTRQSVNAQSGEITATAHVLQRGSR, from the coding sequence ATGGCGGTTTTTGTGTTAGGAAAAAACAAACGGCCTTTGATGCCGTGCAGTGAGAAACGCGCTCGGTTATTGTTAGAGCGCGGTCGTGCTCGCGTGCATCGTTTGGTGCCTTTTACGATCCGGCTGGTGGATCGCACGGTCGCAGACTGTGCGTTACAACCACTGGAATTGAAGATTGACCCCGGCAGTAAAACGTCAGGGTTGGCATTGGTTCGCACCCGTCAATCAGTCAATGCGCAATCGGGCGAAATAACAGCTACAGCGCATGTACTGCAGCGTGGATCACGTTAA
- the leuB gene encoding 3-isopropylmalate dehydrogenase, with the protein MTQIAVLAGDGIGQEITTQAARVLQAVAPDLTLVEAPVGGAAYDLHGHPLPQETLDLAQNSAAILFGAVGDWKYDSLARELRPEQAILGLRKAMGLFANFRPAILYPQLAAASSLKPEIVSGLDILIIRELTGDIYFGQPRGVRTLEDGPFAGDKQGYDTMMYAETEIRRIAKVAFEAAQKRNKKLCSVDKANVLETSQLWRDVIIDVAKDYPDVELSHMYVDNAAMQLVRAPKEFDVIVTGNIFGDILSDEAAMLTGSIGMLPSASLNASNQGLYEPSHGSAPDIAGQNKANPLATILSAAMLLRYSLGREAEAQRIERAVATVLEQGLRTADIYSEGTQLVGTSEMGDAVLNALN; encoded by the coding sequence ATGACTCAGATTGCTGTATTAGCTGGTGATGGTATTGGTCAAGAGATAACCACTCAAGCGGCTCGTGTACTTCAAGCCGTTGCCCCTGATTTAACCTTAGTTGAGGCACCTGTTGGCGGTGCTGCGTATGACTTACATGGTCATCCTCTACCCCAAGAAACATTGGATTTAGCTCAAAATTCGGCCGCTATTCTATTTGGTGCCGTCGGTGACTGGAAGTATGACTCCCTCGCTCGTGAGTTACGCCCTGAGCAGGCTATTTTAGGTTTGCGCAAAGCCATGGGGTTGTTTGCGAACTTCCGTCCTGCTATTTTGTACCCGCAGTTAGCGGCTGCATCTAGCTTAAAACCAGAGATTGTGTCTGGCCTGGATATTTTGATTATTCGTGAGTTGACTGGGGATATTTACTTTGGTCAGCCTCGTGGTGTACGTACACTAGAAGACGGGCCTTTTGCTGGTGATAAACAAGGTTACGACACCATGATGTATGCGGAAACGGAAATTCGCCGCATTGCGAAAGTCGCGTTTGAGGCAGCGCAAAAGCGCAATAAAAAACTATGCAGTGTGGATAAGGCAAACGTCTTAGAAACCTCACAGTTATGGCGCGATGTAATCATCGACGTCGCAAAGGACTATCCTGATGTAGAATTAAGCCATATGTATGTGGATAATGCTGCTATGCAGCTGGTGCGCGCGCCCAAAGAGTTCGATGTGATCGTTACGGGAAATATCTTTGGTGACATTTTGTCAGACGAGGCCGCAATGTTAACGGGTTCGATTGGTATGTTGCCTTCGGCCTCTCTCAATGCATCGAATCAAGGACTATATGAGCCTAGCCATGGCTCCGCTCCTGATATTGCCGGTCAGAATAAAGCCAATCCCTTGGCTACCATTCTTTCTGCTGCAATGCTGTTGCGTTATTCCTTAGGTCGCGAAGCAGAAGCTCAACGCATTGAAAGAGCGGTTGCTACAGTCTTAGAACAAGGCTTGCGCACCGCGGACATTTATAGCGAAGGCACACAGCTAGTTGGCACGTCTGAAATGGGCGACGCAGTATTAAACGCATTGAATTAA
- the truA gene encoding tRNA pseudouridine(38-40) synthase TruA, whose translation MALQRIALGLCYDGATWHGWQKQPSGRTVQDQLEKVLSQFLAEPISTICAGRTDTGVHALSQVVHLDTRAHRTQESWLRGINALLPPSISVQWAKPVSSEFHARFSAQNRRYVYVLRNARIRSPLWHGRVGWVYQPLVLEHMRQAAQYFLGEHDFSAFRAAECQAASPVRTITQLDIHQKDELFIFEFSANAFLHHMIRNLMGSLVYVGMQRQSPDWIVHLLQQKDRHLSAPTFAADGLYLAGVDYGEQHGLPQSTALQLCQQHLGISW comes from the coding sequence GTGGCACTACAACGAATAGCCTTAGGGCTGTGTTATGACGGTGCGACATGGCATGGGTGGCAAAAACAACCGTCGGGTCGTACCGTACAAGATCAACTGGAAAAGGTATTAAGTCAGTTTTTGGCTGAACCCATTTCTACTATTTGTGCTGGTCGTACAGATACAGGTGTTCATGCTCTGAGTCAAGTTGTGCATTTAGACACGCGCGCACATCGGACTCAAGAGTCTTGGTTACGAGGCATTAATGCGTTGTTACCACCTAGTATTTCTGTGCAATGGGCCAAACCCGTTAGCTCTGAGTTTCATGCCCGCTTTTCCGCGCAAAATAGACGTTATGTGTATGTATTACGCAATGCCCGGATTCGTTCACCCTTATGGCATGGTCGGGTAGGCTGGGTTTATCAGCCTTTGGTGCTAGAGCACATGCGGCAGGCCGCACAGTATTTTTTGGGTGAACATGATTTCAGTGCCTTTAGAGCAGCAGAGTGTCAGGCCGCAAGTCCGGTACGAACCATCACGCAACTTGATATACACCAAAAGGATGAGCTGTTCATTTTTGAGTTTTCTGCCAATGCGTTTTTGCACCACATGATTAGAAACCTGATGGGATCATTAGTGTATGTGGGGATGCAGCGACAGTCACCAGATTGGATTGTGCACTTATTGCAGCAAAAGGACCGACACTTATCTGCGCCTACCTTTGCCGCTGATGGGCTGTATCTTGCCGGAGTAGATTATGGTGAACAACATGGGCTGCCTCAGTCAACAGCACTGCAGTTATGTCAACAACATTTAGGTATTAGTTGGTAG
- a CDS encoding type IV pilus assembly protein FimV → MLIHCRRLSACILSAGAAAVFGALSVQAATLGHSRVSSLAHQPLRIVVQIKGLTQSELTSLSAQIAPAAAWQEAGLTPPVGLDSLNTHFIPGPTLDSMQLVVQSDQPAQSSVLDVLVDIKTNMSTQRHQVSVLQAQQNTPVHLAAAASAPRPTPPTTQSGQSNSENSSAALAPVTQQLQVRKGQNLYGIARQLRHALYSDQQMMAALVQANPEAFIQGNMNLLRAGATLTVPDVDTVAAISPQQARQLYQQHLQSFDEYRQRIAKGQSATPNTTPSTPEPSPIPVSPQVEDINAGADRLQLSAQTEKQAKADQATAVTQELAYTAQRLAQLQAADSTPEETATDALAPTEQTLSQTDSASSELNVLASAPDVSATNTQQLMDTSLPETQQTTDSATDSASSTEITSDPNSISPPAVNTTPDIPLVNEAATEHTASWFDEHLTRILLGALLLVVLLVTWILRRGHAGRMEYAESVPYHSSRVREKLDKINLDLNSPPTDEVEFREIK, encoded by the coding sequence ATGCTCATTCACTGTCGCCGATTATCGGCATGTATCCTAAGTGCAGGTGCGGCGGCAGTGTTCGGCGCACTGAGTGTTCAAGCCGCAACGTTGGGGCATAGCCGTGTGTCATCGTTAGCTCATCAGCCTTTGCGCATAGTGGTACAAATTAAAGGCTTAACGCAGTCTGAGTTAACTAGCTTATCAGCCCAAATAGCTCCGGCTGCAGCATGGCAAGAGGCGGGGCTAACGCCTCCGGTTGGCTTGGACTCATTGAATACGCATTTTATCCCTGGGCCTACCTTGGATAGCATGCAGTTGGTGGTACAGTCAGATCAGCCAGCCCAGAGCAGTGTGTTAGATGTATTGGTTGATATAAAAACTAACATGTCGACTCAACGCCATCAGGTCAGCGTATTACAAGCCCAGCAAAACACTCCCGTTCATTTGGCTGCGGCTGCTTCTGCGCCTAGGCCTACACCACCAACCACGCAAAGTGGGCAGTCAAACTCAGAAAATTCCAGTGCGGCACTCGCTCCAGTGACACAGCAGCTGCAGGTACGCAAGGGGCAAAATCTGTATGGGATAGCTCGGCAATTACGTCATGCGCTTTACTCTGACCAGCAGATGATGGCGGCATTAGTTCAGGCGAACCCCGAAGCATTCATTCAAGGTAATATGAATTTGCTACGTGCGGGGGCGACACTGACTGTCCCCGATGTTGATACGGTAGCGGCTATTAGTCCACAGCAGGCCCGTCAGTTATACCAGCAGCACTTACAATCGTTTGATGAATACCGTCAGCGCATAGCCAAAGGGCAAAGTGCGACCCCAAATACGACGCCGTCTACACCAGAACCTAGTCCTATACCTGTCTCACCCCAAGTAGAAGACATCAATGCGGGGGCAGATCGTTTGCAGCTTTCTGCTCAGACAGAAAAACAAGCTAAGGCAGATCAGGCCACCGCAGTGACTCAAGAGTTAGCTTATACAGCACAACGTCTGGCTCAGTTGCAGGCGGCAGACTCTACACCAGAGGAAACCGCAACGGATGCGTTGGCTCCCACAGAGCAAACCTTGTCCCAAACGGACAGTGCATCTTCTGAACTCAATGTTTTAGCTTCAGCTCCAGATGTCTCTGCGACGAACACACAGCAGTTAATGGATACGTCTTTACCTGAAACTCAGCAGACCACAGACTCTGCCACGGATTCAGCGTCATCTACAGAGATCACTTCGGACCCGAACTCCATTTCACCTCCTGCGGTTAACACGACACCAGATATTCCATTGGTGAATGAAGCGGCGACAGAGCATACTGCCTCTTGGTTTGATGAGCACTTAACCCGTATTTTATTGGGTGCTTTATTACTGGTGGTGCTGCTCGTTACTTGGATTTTAAGGCGTGGTCACGCGGGGCGTATGGAGTACGCCGAATCCGTACCTTATCATTCCTCTCGGGTACGAGAAAAACTCGATAAAATTAATTTAGATCTTAATTCCCCACCTACGGATGAGGTTGAGTTCAGGGAAATCAAATAA
- a CDS encoding phosphoribosylanthranilate isomerase, translating into MKNTIRGRTRVKMCGFTRTEDIYAAVNAGADAIGFVFYPKSKRYISVDKATALCQAVPAFVQTVALFVNPSSAFVKQVIREMRPDLLQFHGEESVAFCESFHHPYIRAFRVGAPGMDSPHALLTRCRQYALAKGWLFDSFSPAYGGSGLSFDDALLHEIHAQRLPTEPPIILAGGIKANNVLGQIALHNPFAIDISSAIEEAPGIKNQQKMIDFMQLLN; encoded by the coding sequence ATGAAAAACACTATAAGGGGACGCACGCGCGTAAAAATGTGTGGATTTACCCGTACTGAGGATATTTATGCGGCGGTGAATGCTGGGGCAGATGCAATTGGCTTTGTGTTCTATCCTAAAAGCAAACGTTATATTTCTGTTGATAAAGCCACAGCACTTTGTCAGGCAGTCCCCGCCTTTGTGCAAACAGTCGCTTTATTTGTAAATCCTAGTTCTGCATTTGTAAAACAGGTGATCCGTGAGATGCGTCCTGATTTATTACAGTTTCACGGCGAGGAATCCGTCGCCTTTTGTGAGTCCTTCCATCACCCGTATATACGTGCATTTCGCGTGGGGGCCCCAGGTATGGATAGCCCACACGCCTTATTGACACGCTGTCGTCAGTATGCTTTGGCCAAAGGCTGGTTGTTTGATAGTTTTAGCCCCGCTTATGGTGGCAGTGGCCTTAGTTTTGATGATGCGTTATTACACGAAATTCATGCGCAGCGCCTACCCACCGAGCCTCCTATTATTTTAGCAGGAGGAATTAAGGCGAATAATGTGTTGGGGCAGATTGCATTACATAACCCCTTTGCGATTGATATTAGTAGTGCGATTGAGGAGGCTCCTGGCATTAAAAATCAACAGAAGATGATTGATTTTATGCAGTTATTGAACTAA
- a CDS encoding TRAP transporter large permease, translated as MEFIIANLAPIMFINLIGFLLLGFPVAFTLAATGILYGLVAIEFNLMQPALFQALPQRIFGIVANDTLLAVPFFTLMGLILERSGMAEDLLDTIGQLFGPVRGGLAIAVVFVGAMLAATTGVISASVISMGLISLPIMLRYGYDRRLATGVIAASGTLSQIIPPSIVLIILADQLGRSIGDMYRGAMVPGLLLTLAYILYIVILAIIKPKSAPALPVEARIYVEPDGSRGLRSLIVLTLIAAGISYLGTGYYFSTHENAPIDELVVIALLIWGVVALIAAVINKGLKLGLLSQIAERVTFVMIPPLFLIFLVLGTIFIGVATPTEGGAMGAVGAIIMAVSRGRLSFKLLGQAMSSTTRLSCFVVFILVGSTIFSLSFRGINGDLWVESLLVDLPGGEMGFLIVVSLLTFFLAFFLDFFELAFIIVPLLGPVADKMGIDLIWFGILLAVNMQTSFMHPPFGFALFFLRSVAPREDYVDTITGKPVKRVTTGDIYWGSVPFIVIQLLMVASVLLFPGMVTHYKGTQVQIDPSEIQFGIDNTYGDEGGYGYGGDSPFQ; from the coding sequence ATGGAGTTTATCATTGCCAATTTGGCACCTATTATGTTCATAAACCTGATTGGTTTTTTACTCTTAGGTTTTCCCGTTGCTTTTACCCTAGCTGCTACAGGGATTTTATATGGGCTAGTTGCCATTGAGTTTAACTTAATGCAGCCCGCCTTATTTCAGGCCTTACCCCAACGTATTTTTGGAATTGTGGCCAATGACACGCTATTAGCTGTCCCGTTCTTTACCCTAATGGGCTTAATTCTTGAGCGCTCGGGTATGGCAGAAGACCTATTGGATACGATTGGTCAGCTCTTTGGCCCAGTGCGTGGTGGCTTAGCGATTGCGGTTGTTTTTGTAGGGGCGATGTTGGCAGCCACGACTGGTGTGATTTCGGCCTCTGTGATTTCGATGGGGCTGATTTCGTTACCTATTATGCTGCGTTATGGCTATGATCGCCGTTTGGCGACGGGTGTCATTGCGGCCTCAGGCACGTTGTCTCAGATTATTCCGCCTTCAATTGTTTTGATCATTTTAGCGGATCAATTGGGTCGTTCTATTGGTGATATGTACCGAGGCGCAATGGTTCCAGGGCTACTGCTGACCTTAGCTTATATTTTATACATTGTTATTCTTGCAATTATTAAGCCCAAGAGTGCGCCAGCCTTACCGGTTGAGGCTCGTATCTACGTAGAGCCTGATGGTAGTCGTGGTCTGCGCTCCTTAATTGTACTGACATTGATAGCAGCAGGAATCTCTTACTTAGGGACAGGTTACTATTTCTCCACCCATGAGAACGCACCCATTGATGAACTCGTTGTCATTGCGTTATTGATATGGGGTGTGGTGGCATTAATTGCTGCGGTAATTAATAAAGGACTGAAACTCGGACTGCTTTCTCAAATTGCTGAGCGTGTTACCTTTGTCATGATTCCCCCTTTGTTCCTCATATTTTTAGTGTTGGGGACAATTTTTATTGGGGTTGCAACACCGACCGAAGGTGGGGCAATGGGCGCAGTCGGTGCTATTATCATGGCGGTTTCACGGGGTCGTTTATCCTTTAAATTGCTCGGTCAGGCCATGAGCTCTACGACTAGACTGTCTTGTTTTGTCGTGTTCATTTTAGTGGGTTCAACTATTTTCAGCCTGAGTTTCCGTGGTATTAATGGGGATCTATGGGTTGAGAGCTTGCTTGTCGATTTGCCTGGTGGAGAAATGGGCTTTTTGATTGTAGTGAGCTTACTCACCTTCTTCTTAGCTTTCTTCTTGGATTTCTTTGAGTTAGCTTTTATTATTGTGCCTTTACTCGGACCCGTCGCCGATAAAATGGGGATTGATTTAATTTGGTTTGGTATTTTGCTAGCCGTAAATATGCAAACCTCATTTATGCATCCGCCGTTTGGTTTTGCTTTGTTCTTCTTACGTTCGGTCGCACCACGCGAAGACTATGTGGATACCATCACAGGAAAACCGGTTAAACGAGTCACTACAGGTGATATTTACTGGGGTTCAGTGCCTTTTATTGTGATTCAGCTGCTAATGGTTGCTTCTGTGCTACTGTTTCCTGGCATGGTCACACACTATAAAGGGACTCAGGTTCAAATTGACCCATCAGAGATTCAGTTTGGGATTGATAATACCTATGGGGATGAGGGAGGTTATGGCTATGGTGGTGATAGCCCCTTCCAATAA